GGCGGGGCTCGTCGGCCAGCGCCGACAGCACGTAGAACGCCGTACGCGTCATCTCCCGTGAAGCCACATATCCTACAATATCCTGGAATGCAAGATATGGTGGAGCGGAGTCGGTCAGGCGGCCTGCGCGTGCGCCGTGGGGTGCCGGACGCGGCCTTGCCGGCCGCGTGGGGCCGCACCGTCAGGGACGACATCAGCTCCTTCACGATGCCCCAGCCGAAGCCGCCGCCGTTCTCGGCGTCCCCGGGGCGGGGAACGGGCCGGGCGCCGCTGCTGTCGTAGACCTCGACGACGAGGGCCTGCGGCCGGCAGGCCATCCGCAGCAGCCATCCGCCGTCCGTGTGGCGGACGACGTTGCCCAGCAGCTCGCTGACCACGAGCAGGACGTCGTGCACATCGGCCCACGGGCACCTGGCCTCCAGGAAACGCAGGGCGGCGCGTCGCGCCAGGGTGGTGTCCGCACGGGAAGAGTCGAGGAGCAGCATGAGAAGCGGCTCCTGCTCGGGAGGGAATGGCTGGAAGCGGGCCGAACGGCCTCGTATCAGCGTCCCAGCCTCCGGGCCCGCCCGGCCATCGGCATTTCGGCCGAGGAACGAGGGCTGATGGGCCGATGGGCGGCAGGGCGGTGCCCCCGCTCGGGCCGCAGCCCCGGCGTGCGAGGCTTTGTCCCGGCAGAGGGAGGAGACACACCATGCACACGCCGAGCCGACCCGAAGACCTCGACCACCCCGAGCTGTTGTGGGCGAGAGCGGTGACCATGGCCATGGTCGACGCCGCATGCTCGACCAGCACCGAATTCTCCCTGGACGACGAGGGCCTGTGGTGCCACTCCACCGGCGCGGGCGGCTGGTGGCGGCTGACCGTGCTCGACGGGGAGCGCGCCGTGTTCTGCGGCCAGGACCCCGACGGCAGCCACACCCATGCCGCCGGCGAGCAGATCGACTTCCTGGCGGGCGGCCCCGCGTGGCTGCCCTGGGAGCTCCTGCGGGACGACGCCGCCGGGAACCTCTTCGGCTTCGTCTACTGGTGGGAGGGCGGCGCCTGGCACCGGATCCCGTACCCGGACGAGCTGAGGGAGGACGGGCTGGACGGGGCGGCACCCTGGGTCGGCTCGCACGAGGAGTTCCTCGAACTCACCGTGGCTTCGTACGACGCCCCGTACGACCGGGCGCGCAGTCTGGGCGAAGCCGTGGCCCGGTTCGCGGCGCTGGCGCACGAGCGCAAGGCCGACGCGGACGCCGTGACGGCCCTGCTGGCTCCGGGCCGCACCGAAGGCCGCCCCGCGCCACGGCCGGAGGCGGCACTCGACCTCGCCACCCGCGCGGGCATCCTCGCGTAGCACGCGACGGGACCGCCGCACGTCATGTGCGGCGGGCCCGTGGGCCGTTCGGCGCGGCTGCCCGAGTGCGGCTGCTTGAGCTCGCGATCTCTTGAGTTCGCGCGTACGTGAGCGCGACTACTTGAGCGCCGCGAACGCCTTGGTGAAGGCCAGCGGCTGCTGGAGGATCGAACTGCACGTGGCATCGGCGTAGTTGACGGCGCCCGCCGCGCACTGCTTGTCGCGCGTCGAGGACCACATGGCCAGCCGGCCGATTCCCCTCGACGCCGCGAACTCCACCAGCTGCGTCGCGTCCTCGACGGTGAAGATCTCGCTCGTGACGTCGTTCACGCCGATCATCGGCGTGACGGCCACGGCCTTCCACGCCGCGGCGTCGGAGAGCCCGAGCACACCCTTGATCTGGGCCTGGGTGGCCGTCGCGGCCTGGATCGCGTACTGCCCCATGTCCCCGCTGTACGCCGGCCCGTAGTCCATCGCCATGATGTTGACGGCGTCCACCCGCACACCGTTCTTCTTGGCGTCGGCCAGCAGCGCCACACCGGGCTGGGTCAGCCCCTCGGGCATCACGGGCAGGGTGAAGGCGACGTCCAGGCCGGGGTGGGACTTCTGCAGCCGGGCGATGGCCTGCGCACGGCGCGCGTTGGCCGCGGTGTCCGGCAGGGCCGCGCCCTCGATGTCGAAGTCGACCTTGGTGAGCTTGTACTGGTCGACGACCTTTCCGTACGCGGCGGCCAGCTCGTCCACGGTGGCGCAGTTCAGCGCCAGTTCGTGTCCGGCGGCCCCGCCGAAGGACACCCGCACGTCGCCGCCCTTGGCGCGCAGGGCTCCGATCTGGGCGGCGACCTTGTCGCTCGCCAGGTCCGTGACACCGCCCCACAGGGGTGCGCAGCCGCCGCCGGAGGTGATGAAGGCGAGGTGGAACTCCTTCACGCCGGTCTTGGCCGCGGTGTCGACCAGGTCGTACGCGGGATAGAGGGAGGTGTCCACGTACGGGGCGAAGCGCGCGCCGCTGCCGCCGGGCGCGGGGGCCGGGGTGGTGGGAGTGGGCGTGGGGGAGGGCGCCGTGGTTCTGGTCGGCGCCGCGGAGGTGGCGGGCGCGGTCGGCGCCGCGGTCGCGGTGACGGTGGGACGGGCGGTGGGCCGCCCGCTCGGCTGGGCCGTCGCGCCCTGATCGACGGAGCACTTCACCCCGTTGATCAGGCACCCGGTCGGGTTGCCGGGGGAGCCGGACCCGCTGGTGACGAAGCCGACGGTGACGGAGGCCCCGGCCGCGAGCTGCTGGTTCCAGCTCGCGGGCTTCACGGTGACGCGCTGGCCGGAGACCGTGTGGGTGCCGTTCCACAGGGAGTCGATCTTCGTGCCCGCCGGCAGGTCGAACTGGAGCGTCCAGTCCGACTGGACCTGGCCGGTGTGGTTGGTGATGACGTACTGGCCGGTGTAACCACCACTCCAGGAGCTGGACTTCGTGTACACGGCGCCGACGGAAGCCGCCTGCGCGGTTCCGGTGAAGGCGAAGGCCGCGCCTGCGATCACCGCCGCCGCCACGATCGCTCCCGTGACCTTGGCCGTGCGGCTCGTCCTGCGCCGGTGTCCGACTGTGCTGCCCATCGCGTGCCTGCCTCTGTGTTACTGGGGAGTTGGAGGATGCGGCAGCACGCTAGCCGCACGGAAACGGACAATCGTTCGTTTCGGTGCGCTCCTGGTGAGTCTTAGGTTCCGCTTAAGGAAGGGGTAAGGAGGGGCTGAGGAACCTATACTCCCCCTGCTCGGCCGACAGGCTGCACAGGAGAGCGCGGGGGAAGCATGGCGGAGTACGTGGAGATGTCGCCGGGCATGGGCGTCCTGGCCGTGGTCGGGCCGGCGTTGGCGGTGCGGCTGGTGTCGCTGCCGCTGCTGGTGCGGGCCCAGCTGGGGGTGCGTCAGCGGGTCCTACGTTGTTGTGCGGGTTGGACGGGCCAGTCGTAAGGTCCAGAGATCCAGAGACGCCGGGTATGGCTTTCAGCGGGTTGCACT
Above is a genomic segment from Streptomyces sp. NBC_01233 containing:
- a CDS encoding cellulose binding domain-containing protein, whose protein sequence is MGSTVGHRRRTSRTAKVTGAIVAAAVIAGAAFAFTGTAQAASVGAVYTKSSSWSGGYTGQYVITNHTGQVQSDWTLQFDLPAGTKIDSLWNGTHTVSGQRVTVKPASWNQQLAAGASVTVGFVTSGSGSPGNPTGCLINGVKCSVDQGATAQPSGRPTARPTVTATAAPTAPATSAAPTRTTAPSPTPTPTTPAPAPGGSGARFAPYVDTSLYPAYDLVDTAAKTGVKEFHLAFITSGGGCAPLWGGVTDLASDKVAAQIGALRAKGGDVRVSFGGAAGHELALNCATVDELAAAYGKVVDQYKLTKVDFDIEGAALPDTAANARRAQAIARLQKSHPGLDVAFTLPVMPEGLTQPGVALLADAKKNGVRVDAVNIMAMDYGPAYSGDMGQYAIQAATATQAQIKGVLGLSDAAAWKAVAVTPMIGVNDVTSEIFTVEDATQLVEFAASRGIGRLAMWSSTRDKQCAAGAVNYADATCSSILQQPLAFTKAFAALK